Proteins co-encoded in one Bacillus infantis NRRL B-14911 genomic window:
- a CDS encoding rhodanese-like domain-containing protein, giving the protein MENIEIITTEELEQLLKEGKKLELVDVREDEEVEQGMIPGAKHIRMGDIPANMDYFDDEKEYIFICRSGRRSENVCYYMQDQGYKVRNMAGGMLEWKGETK; this is encoded by the coding sequence ATGGAAAATATTGAAATTATCACAACAGAAGAGCTGGAACAGTTGCTGAAGGAAGGCAAGAAGCTCGAGCTTGTAGACGTAAGGGAAGACGAAGAAGTGGAGCAGGGCATGATTCCCGGCGCCAAGCATATCAGGATGGGAGATATTCCTGCCAATATGGACTATTTTGATGATGAGAAAGAATATATTTTCATCTGCCGCTCCGGCCGCCGCAGTGAGAACGTCTGCTATTACATGCAGGACCAGGGCTATAAAGTCCGCAATATGGCTGGCGGAATGCTCG